The Tigriopus californicus strain San Diego chromosome 10, Tcal_SD_v2.1, whole genome shotgun sequence region GATCCCAGATTGATATTACTGGCCAATATTCGACTTCCGTCCACCACGTGTCGGAGCAAGGTATCGGTCAGGGCCTCTCGATCTTGCAACAATTCTTGTAACCCTTGGGGATCAATCTGAAAATGGTTCACATTACATGTGCCGTTGGCATTCATCGCAAAATTAGATCGATTTCCTTACCTTAGCAAAAGCTTGATCATTGGGAGCAAAAATGGTGTAAGGCCCACCTTCTTTGAGCGTGTCCATTAACTCGGCGGTTTGGATGGCGAAAACTAACGTGCCAAGACCAGAGCCACCTTGAGCTACTTCCAAGATATTACCTTGTGGCGGAAATTGCGCCTGAACGCCGCCCATGTCCACGTTCCGACttgcatgcttttgaaaatgagccCAAGCCGTCCCTTGGGAACAGAGGAGCATGAACCAATTCAGCATTAAGCCTGACTTGACAAATGCACAACTTCCCATCGTTAGGTTCGTATCTGAACTGAAAAGTGAACTCGCAGTTTGTCGACTCAAAGCATGGTTATGCTTGGGTGGgttcaaaaagttcaattcCTCATTTGAATGTGTGGTAGTTACGAAGCATGTATTTTAGCTGAGGAATCCCTAGACCTGCTTTGTAATGGTTTGTTTGTATTGCTCATGGTGTAAGTGTCATAATCCAAGTCAAACAAAGACTTGAAGGAGCTCTCCAATCTACAAAAAGCTTTGTTTAAGGAGTTTACTTCATTCAATTGCCAAGATCCGGTAGAGCTTGAAGTTATCAGCAGTCGATCTCAGGATCGTCGTTGTTCTTGCTCAGAAACCACTTTTGATCGGTCAATCTTGTGGAACACCTTGTGAATGTTAACAAACTTACTATGGAGCAGGGTAGGGTCATGTATGGGGTACGAGTATTTTCAGTTGATTGACATTTCCAGGAGCGCATAAAAAGAACCAGGTTGACATTTTCGGAGAGGTTTAGAGAGTAAAATACGAGTATTTCGTTTTGGAAATCGTTGTTTTCGCGGGAACATGG contains the following coding sequences:
- the LOC131888663 gene encoding uncharacterized protein SYNPCC7002_A0175-like is translated as MGSCAFVKSGLMLNWFMLLCSQGTAWAHFQKHASRNVDMGGVQAQFPPQGNILEVAQGGSGLGTLVFAIQTAELMDTLKEGGPYTIFAPNDQAFAKIDPQGLQELLQDREALTDTLLRHVVDGSRILASNINLGSSLLNTLGGEFVSVMNMDGNVTLTSSVGGARVIRTDIEADNGVIHIIDGVL